In Nyctibius grandis isolate bNycGra1 chromosome 6, bNycGra1.pri, whole genome shotgun sequence, a single genomic region encodes these proteins:
- the LOC137665116 gene encoding protein O-GlcNAcase-like: MAGQPRFLCGVVEGFYGRPWSMEQRKLLFQWLGHRGLNCYMYAPKDELKHRLLWREPYAEHEAAHMRSLIEAAQEQGVEFVFAVSAGQDMVFSSAGDRLLLQQKLRQVAAMGCHSFALLFDDIDPCMCQADRDVFPSLAQAQASVANEAYRELGQPSVFLFCPTEYCGSLCSPSPSQSRYLLTLGQELLPGIGIIWTGPKVVSQELSAALLEEVEGVLQRRPVIWDNLYANDYDCRRVFLGPYTGRAPGLLPRLRGLLLNPNCELQANFIPVHTLGSWFQSELGSCAHPDHAGTAAAAAQGDGQGPREGSYSPQEALELALRDWVAEINRQALEPGGTLGRPCISLKGGTKPQPSTARGREAMPDPQPHNSAPSGAAQRGPEPCSVAPGEGRRKVTSEPRKGSGSRTCAGGQQSPAGDGDQLTPESRASCELSSALPSAEGRAPSGGAPMATKTLHGPGPAMSSPTAPLTPAEATASPTAPLTPAEATASPTAPLTPAEATASPTAPLTPAEATASPTAPLTPAEATASPTAPLTPAEATASPTAPLTPAEATASPTAPLTPAEVRMLVELFYLPYNHGPQAQHLLEHFRWLLANSLSVGVPATAPDACRGTQWRGRARSFQLLCAQTCRLHSRFVSGAGRALLYDLHPYLWDIRNVLLAASAFVLWLDGHLLCHPDPKGTWGSCFGWCQSIAAPILLGGDAEPWVHRGGLFGELQALLPAGNSCDLFHHPPPPLPSRQLYLLRPLLPPDKGELYRMCRESLDCGPRVAEILTAHPDLLGDRLLGSFLSLSPEYTFVLEDEGGPCGYAAGALCAKGFLQRRDSSWLPAMQHKYPRGLGAGAPDVGQEALEEALLFFHAEPRAVPLPVLRRFPSLVQLGTAPRVRDAGASRSLALCLLSALRANGSRGVFCQVGATDRLQLSFYSELGFVALPVAQGSSPGTQLLGRLL; the protein is encoded by the exons ATGGCGGGGCAGCCGCGCTTCCTCTGCGGCGTGGTGGAAG GTTTCTATGGCAGACCGTGGTCTATGGAGCAGAGGAAACTCCTCTTTCAATG GCTGGGGCACCGCGGGCTGAACTGCTACATGTACGCGCCCAAGGACGAGCTGAAGCACCGGCTGCTCTGGCGAGAGCCCTACGCAGAGCACGAGGCAG CCCACATGCGGTCTCTCATCGAAGCTGCCCAAGAGCAGGGTGTGGAGTTCGTTTTCGCCGTCTCTGCGGGCCAGGACATGGTCTTTTCCAGTGCCGGGGATcggctcctgctgcagcaaaaACTCAGGCAG GTGGCTGCCATGGGGTGCCACTCCTTCGCGCTGCTCTTTGACGACATCGACCCCTGCATGTGCCAAGCTGACAGAGACGTCTTCCCCTCCCTGGCGCAGGCTCAGGCCTCTGTGGCCAACGAGGCGTACCGGGAGCTGGGCCAGCCCTCCGTCTTCCTCTTCTGCCCCACAG AGTACTGCGGCTCTCTGTGCTCTCCCAGTCCCAGCCAGTCCCGCTACCTGCTGACCCTCGGCCAGGAGCTGCTCCCGGGGATTGGCATCATCTGGACAG GCCCAAAGGTGGTGTCGCAGGAGCTGTCGGCCGcgctgctggaggaggtggagggTGTCCTGCAGCGCCGACCCGTCATCTGGGACAACCTCTACGCCAACGACTACGACTGCAGACGTGTCTTCCTGGGCCCCTACACGGGACGTGCCCCTGGCCTCCTGCCCAGGCTCCGTGGGCTGCTCCTCAACCCCAACTGCGAGCTCCAGGCCAACTTCATCCCCGTACACACGCTGGGCAGCTGGTTCCAGAGCGAGCTGGGGAGCTGTGCCCACCCTGACCACGCAG GGACGGCGGCTGCGGCAGCCCAGGGGGACGGCCAGGGCCCGCGGGAGGGGAGCTACAGCCCCCAGGAGGCCTTGGAGCTGGCGCTGCGTGACTGGGTGGCCGAGATAAACCGACAGGCCTTGGAGCCAGGTGG GACCCTGGGACGCCCCTGCATCAGCCTCAAGGGAGGAACGAAGCCGCAGCCCAGCACGGCGAGAGGAAGGGAGGCCATGCCcgacccccagccccacaacTCTGCTCCTAGTGGGGCAGCCCAGCGTGGCCCTGAGCCCTGCAGCGTGGCaccaggggagggaaggagaaaggtgACCTCGGAGCCCAGGAAGGGCAGTGGGAGCAGGACCTGTGCCGGCGGTCAGCAAAGCCCCGCAGGGGATGGGGACCAGCTCACgccagagagcagagcaagctgtgagctctcctctgctctgcccagcgCGGAGGGGAGGGCCCCGTCCGGAGGGGCCCCGATGGCTACCAAGACCCTCCATGGCCCAGGCCCCGCCATGTCCAGCCCCACGGCACCGCTGACCCCGGCGGAGGCCAccgccagccccacagcaccgCTGACCCCGGCGGAGGCCACCGCCAGCCCCACGGCACCGCTGACCCCGGCGGAGGCCACCGCCAGCCCCACGGCACCGCTGACCCCGGCGGAGGCCACCGCCAGCCCCACGGCACCGCTGACCCCGGCGGAGGCCACCGCCAGCCCCACGGCACCGCTGACCCCGGCGGAGGCCACCGCCAGCCCCACGGCACCGCTGACCCCGGCGGAGGCCACCGCCAGCCCCACGGCACCGCTGACCCCGGCGGAGGTGCGGATGCTGGTGGAGCTCTTCTACCTGCCCTACAATCACGGGCCACAGGCACAGCATCTCCTGGAGCACTTTCGGTGGCTCTTGGCAAACAGCCTCAGCGTGGGGGTCCCGGCCACAGCACCCGATGCCTGCAGG GGCACGCAGTGGCGTGGCCGGGCCCGGTCCTTCCAGCTGCTCTGCGCCCAGACGTGCCGCCTGCACAGCCGCTTCGTCagcggcgccgggcgggcgcTGCTCTACGACCTCCACCCCTACCTCTGGGACATCCGCAACGTGCTGCTGGCCGCCAGTGCCTTCGTCCTCTGGCTGG ATGGCCACCTCCTCTGCCACCCCGACCCCAAGGGCACCTGGGGAAGCTGCTTTGGCT gGTGCCAGAGCATCGCTGCCCCGATCCTGCTGGGGGGGGACGCGGAGCCCTGGGTGCATCGTGGGGGCCTCTTTGGAGAACTGCAG GCGCTGCTGCCCGCGGGGAACAGCTGTGACCTCTTCCACCACCCGCCTCCGCCGCTCCCGTCCAGGCAGCTGTACCTCCTGCGCCCGCTGCTGCCCCCGGACAAG GGAGAGCTGTACCGAATGTGCCGGGAGAGTTTGGACTGCGGCCCCAGAGTCGCAGAGATCCTCACAGCCCACCCCGACCTCCTCGGTGACAG GCTGCTGGGCAGCTTCCTGAGCCTGAGCCCCGAGTACACCTTCGTGCTGGAGGACGAGGGCGGTCCGTGCGGCTACGCGGCCGGAGCGCTCTGTGCCAAAGGCTTCCTGCAGCGGCGAGACAGCAGCTGGCTGCCGGCCATGCAGCACAAGTACCCCCGAGGCCTGGGCGCAGGCGCCCCAGACGTGGGGCAG GAGGCCCTGGAGGAAGCGCTGCTCTTCTTCCACGCGGAGCCGCGGGCCGTGCCCCTGCCCGTGCTGCGGCGCTTCCCCTCCCTGGTGCAGCTGGGCACAGCCCCCCGTGTGCGGGACGCGGGGGCCAGCCGCAGCCTGGCGCTCTGCCTGCTGAGCGCGCTCAGGGCCAACG GGTCGCGGGGAGTGTTTTGCCAGGTCGGTGCCACGGACCGGCTGCAGCTGAGCTTCTACAGCGAGCTGGGCTTCGTCGCCCTGCCGGTGGCCCAGGGCAGCTCCCCTGGCACTCAGCTCCTGGGACGGCTCCTGTGA